The following are encoded together in the Phragmites australis chromosome 19, lpPhrAust1.1, whole genome shotgun sequence genome:
- the LOC133900460 gene encoding laccase-15-like yields MQSKPYKVATMKRRSLPAAAAALTAAIVFFLSTGALPAASAIVEHTFVVSQVKMKHLCKETLVTVVNGQLPGPAIEVTEGDSVAVHVINKSPYNITIHWHGVKQWLNCWADGVPMITQLPILPNHNFTYRLNITGQEGTLWWHAHVAFLRATLHGAFIIRPRHGASSYPFPKPHREIPIIIGEWWELDLAQVGWNMAHGFLFYFASASTINGKLGDLFNCSGVAEDGYVLDVEPGETYLLRVINAALFSEYYLKIAGHKFTVVAADANYVTPYTTDVLAIAPGETVDALVVADAPPGRYYMVAKPNQAPLPDTQTPEYTTRGMVQYSNSNSHGAMQRSSRGAEEEGDGGPSGDVPVAPEMPDTHDTITSFYFHGNLTSLRHQRSSLVPVQVDERLFLVLGLGSICRKGQSCKRGDTNETILLATMNNVSFQLPAMTTPLLEAHYYHTNGMGTLQELPNRPPRAFNFTDPALIPYGPKEERLEPTSRATMVRRFRHGAAVEVVFQSTGILQGDSNPMHLHGHDMFLLAQGLGNYDASKDVARYNLVNPLVKNTVVVPNLGWATVRFVANNPGVWFMHCHYEFHLSMGMAAVFIVEDGPTVDKSLPPPPANFLTCGHDDNLVPDELYLQTKKSGVSWINGV; encoded by the exons ATGCAGAGCAAACCATACAAAGTTGCAACCATGAAGAGACGGAGCCTTCCCGCGGCGGCAGCAGCGCTTACCGCCGCcatcgtcttcttcctctccaccggGGCCCTACCGGCGGCATCGGCCATTGTCGAGCACACCTTCGTT GTGAGCCAGGTGAAAATGAAGCACCTGTGCAAGGAGACGCTTGTGACCGTGGTGAACGGGCAGCTCCCGGGGCCGGCGATAGAGGTCACAGAGGGAGACTCGGTGGCCGTTCATGTCATCAACAAATCACCATACAATATAACAATCCATTG GCATGGAGTGAAGCAGTGGCTGAACTGTTGGGCTGACGGGGTGCCGATGATTACCCAGCTCCCCATCCTTCCGAACCACAACTTCACCTACCGGCTCAACATCACCGGGCAAGAAGGCACCCTGTGGTGGCATGCTCATGTCGCCTTCCTCCGAGCAACCCTGCACGGCGCTTTCATCATCCGGCCGAGACACGGAGCCAGCTCGTACCCTTTTCCTAAGCCTCATAGGGAGATCCCCATCATTATAG GGGAGTGGTGGGAGCTGGACCTTGCACAGGTGGGCTGGAACATGGCGCACGGTTTTTTGTTTTATTTCGCCAGTGCATCCACAATCAATGGCAAGCTTGGAGATCTCTTCAATTGCTCCG GGGTCGCGGAAGATGGCTACGTGCTGGACGTGGAGCCCGGCGAGACCTACCTGCTCCGAGTAATCAACGCTGCGCTCTTCTCCGAGTACTACCTCAAGATCGCCGGGCACAAGTTCACGGTGGTCGCCGCCGACGCCAACTATGTCACCCCCTACACCACGGATGTCCTCGCCATCGCGCCCGGCGAGACGGTGGACGCCTTGGTGGTCGCCGACGCGCCCCCCGGAAGGTACTACATGGTCGCTAAACCCAACCAGGCGCCATTGCCTGACACCCAGACCCCAGAGTACACCACGAGAGGAATGGTGCAGTACAGCAACAGCAATAGCCACGGTGCAATGCAGAGATCAAGCCGCGGCgccgaagaagaaggagatggaGGTCCATCTGGTGATGTGCCAGTAGCACCTGAGATGCCTGACACACACGACACAATTACATCGTTCTACTTCCACGGCAACCTGACCAGTCTACGCCACCAACGGAGCTCGCTAGTGCCGGTGCAAGTCGACGAGCGCCTGTTCTTAGTGCTTGGCCTGGGCTCTATCTGCCGCAAAGGCCAGTCCTGCAAGAGAGGCGACACTAACGAGACTATCCTCCTGGCGACCATGAACAACGTCTCCTTCCAGCTCCCCGCGATGACGACACCACTGCTAGAAGCGCACTACTACCACACCAATGGCATGGGCACGCTCCAAGAACTTCCCAACAGGCCGCCAAGGGCGTTCAACTTCACCGACCCCGCCTTGATTCCGTATGGACCCAAGGAGGAACGGCTAGAGCCGACGTCCAGGGCAACGATGGTGCGGCGGTTCCGGCACGGTGCCGCGGTGGAGGTGGTGTTCCAGAGCACAGGGATTCTGCAGGGCGACTCCAACCCGATGCACCTACACGGCCACGACATGTTCTTGCTCGCGCAGGGTCTCGGCAACTACGATGCATCGAAGGACGTGGCAAGGTACAATCTAGTGAATCCGCTGGTGAAGAACACTGTGGTCGTCCCGAATCTTGGGTGGGCTACCGTCCGATTTGTGGCCAACAATCCAG GGGTATGGTTCATGCATTGCCACTATGAGTTCCATTTGTCGATGGGTATGGCTGCAGTCTTTATTGTGGAGGATGGGCCAACAGTAGACAAGTCCCTGCCGCCACCGCCTGCGAATTTTTTGACATGTGGCCATGATGATAATCTCGTGCCAGATGAATTATACCTCCAAACTAAGAAAAGTGGAGTGTCCTGgataaatggagtctaa